One part of the Flavobacterium johnsoniae UW101 genome encodes these proteins:
- a CDS encoding helix-turn-helix domain-containing protein, with translation MSSKIEITRICEFCKNEFTARTTKTLYCSLKCSSRAYKARVRQAKIDKSENQTKQVKNVNLEAIKAKDYIDVNLASNLLGISKRTIYRLIARGELDIAKFGRRTIIRRCDLDSFFSTPLDQALLRPVQEFPGIENCYNIMQIQQKFKISAGALYTLIQRHGLAKYSIGKFNYVAKRDIDIIFNAGDYEKD, from the coding sequence ATGAGTTCAAAAATCGAGATTACCAGAATCTGCGAATTCTGTAAAAATGAGTTTACAGCACGCACAACAAAAACACTTTACTGTTCGCTTAAATGCAGCTCCAGGGCCTATAAAGCAAGGGTTCGGCAGGCAAAAATTGACAAAAGCGAAAATCAGACAAAACAGGTGAAAAATGTCAATTTAGAAGCAATTAAAGCCAAAGATTATATCGATGTTAATTTGGCCAGTAATTTGCTCGGCATCAGCAAAAGGACCATATACCGGCTCATTGCGCGGGGTGAACTTGATATCGCAAAGTTCGGAAGAAGAACTATTATCCGAAGATGTGACCTGGACAGCTTCTTTTCAACTCCTTTAGATCAGGCACTGCTGCGGCCTGTTCAGGAATTTCCGGGAATAGAGAATTGTTACAACATAATGCAGATACAGCAGAAGTTTAAAATTTCAGCAGGCGCACTTTATACGCTGATCCAGAGACACGGACTGGCTAAATATTCCATCGGAAAATTTAATTACGTGGCTAAAAGAGATATCGATATTATATTTAATGCAGGAGATTATGAAAAAGACTAA
- the mnmE gene encoding tRNA uridine-5-carboxymethylaminomethyl(34) synthesis GTPase MnmE produces the protein MINQDSIVALATPSGAGAIAVIRISGAEAVSIGNSVFKSIKNKDLTKQKTHTLHLGHIVDNGKTLDEVLVSVFKGPNSYTGEDTIEISCHGSTYIQQQIIQLLLRKGCRMADAGEFTLRAFLNGKLDLSQAEAVADLISSDNEASHHIAMQQMRGGFSNEIAKLREELLNFASLIELELDFAEEDVEFADRTQFHELLNRIEFVLKRLIDSFAVGNVIKNGIPVAIVGEPNVGKSTLLNALLNEERAIVSDIAGTTRDTIEDELVIGGIGFRFIDTAGIRETKDVVESIGIKKTFEKIDQAQVVIYLFDGLKFKASSSEFVSEIEQIKNKYPLKPLLIVVNKKDILSEDEVLNITQKLENLNAKLLLISAKQKIGVEELKNELLSFVNTGALRNNETIVTNTRHYDSLLKALDEIQKVKFGLETNLSSDLIALDIKEALYQFGLITGQVSNDELLGNIFANFCIGK, from the coding sequence ATGATAAATCAAGATTCTATAGTTGCATTAGCTACTCCATCAGGAGCCGGAGCTATTGCTGTTATTCGTATTTCGGGCGCTGAAGCTGTTTCAATAGGAAATTCTGTTTTTAAATCTATCAAAAACAAAGACTTAACGAAACAAAAAACGCATACTTTGCATTTGGGCCATATTGTTGACAACGGAAAAACACTTGATGAAGTTTTGGTTTCTGTTTTTAAAGGCCCTAATTCGTATACTGGAGAAGATACAATAGAAATTTCATGCCACGGATCTACATATATTCAGCAGCAGATTATTCAATTATTATTGAGAAAAGGCTGCAGAATGGCCGATGCCGGTGAATTTACTTTAAGAGCTTTCTTAAATGGGAAGTTAGATTTATCTCAGGCAGAAGCTGTTGCAGATTTAATTTCATCTGATAATGAAGCTTCACACCACATTGCCATGCAGCAAATGCGAGGTGGTTTCAGCAATGAAATTGCCAAATTGCGAGAAGAGCTTTTAAATTTTGCTTCTTTGATTGAACTTGAATTGGACTTTGCAGAGGAAGATGTGGAATTTGCCGACAGAACTCAGTTTCATGAATTATTAAACAGAATTGAATTTGTTTTAAAACGTCTAATAGATTCATTTGCAGTTGGAAATGTTATTAAAAACGGAATCCCGGTTGCCATTGTTGGTGAGCCGAATGTTGGTAAATCGACTTTATTAAATGCTTTATTAAATGAAGAGCGAGCGATTGTTTCTGACATTGCCGGAACAACGCGCGATACAATTGAAGATGAGCTGGTTATTGGAGGTATTGGTTTTAGATTTATTGATACAGCCGGAATACGCGAAACGAAAGATGTTGTAGAAAGTATTGGAATCAAGAAAACTTTCGAAAAAATAGATCAGGCACAAGTTGTTATTTATTTGTTTGATGGTTTAAAATTTAAAGCATCGAGTTCTGAATTTGTTTCGGAAATTGAACAAATTAAAAACAAATATCCTTTAAAACCGCTTCTTATAGTGGTCAATAAAAAGGATATTTTATCTGAAGATGAAGTTTTAAATATTACACAAAAGCTCGAAAACTTAAACGCGAAACTTCTATTAATTTCGGCAAAACAAAAAATTGGAGTTGAAGAATTAAAGAACGAATTATTATCATTTGTTAATACTGGAGCATTACGAAATAATGAAACAATTGTTACAAATACAAGACATTATGACTCTTTACTGAAAGCTTTAGATGAAATACAAAAAGTAAAATTTGGTCTTGAAACCAATCTTTCAAGTGACTTAATTGCACTTGATATTAAAGAAGCCTTATATCAATTCGGACTTATCACAGGTCAGGTTTCCAACGACGAATTACTAGGGAATATCTTTGCAAATTTCTGTATTGGCAAGTAA
- a CDS encoding universal stress protein encodes MKKILFPTDFSEAATNAFVHALEFAKIVKAELVLLHTFEIPVYDSQFFPENYASIYSSIELAKFEMFKDEIPKLRAIAAERKLDDIVIKHRLMDGDLIYNLRNAVEEDQIDFVIMGTTGVSDWTKFFTGSNTNSVISEVKVPVLCVPVDAKFKKIKTIGFTTRYREKDKAELKKVLKIAKKTDAKVKSLYVKTSSTDVSDATIKEWEREFANDNVEFLVLPSDEVKETILDFILYKDIDILTTITHKRSFFEGIFDSSFSQKITKEVSIPVLIMHEN; translated from the coding sequence ATGAAAAAGATATTATTCCCCACAGATTTCTCTGAAGCAGCAACAAATGCGTTTGTACATGCTTTAGAATTTGCAAAAATTGTCAAAGCCGAACTTGTTTTATTACACACATTTGAGATTCCGGTTTATGACAGCCAGTTTTTTCCAGAAAATTATGCGTCGATATACAGTTCTATAGAATTGGCAAAATTTGAAATGTTTAAAGACGAAATTCCAAAACTGCGCGCTATTGCAGCAGAACGTAAATTGGATGATATTGTAATAAAGCACCGTTTAATGGACGGCGACTTAATTTATAACTTAAGAAATGCAGTAGAAGAAGATCAGATTGACTTTGTTATTATGGGTACAACTGGTGTTTCAGACTGGACGAAGTTTTTTACAGGATCTAATACAAATTCGGTTATTTCAGAAGTGAAAGTTCCCGTTTTGTGCGTTCCGGTAGATGCTAAATTCAAGAAAATCAAAACCATTGGTTTTACAACAAGATATCGTGAAAAAGACAAAGCTGAACTTAAAAAAGTGCTGAAAATTGCTAAAAAAACAGACGCAAAAGTCAAAAGTTTGTATGTTAAAACTTCAAGCACAGATGTTTCTGATGCAACAATTAAAGAGTGGGAAAGAGAGTTTGCAAATGATAACGTAGAATTCCTGGTTCTGCCAAGTGATGAAGTTAAAGAAACCATTCTTGATTTTATTCTTTACAAGGATATTGATATCCTGACTACAATCACGCACAAAAGATCTTTCTTTGAAGGAATTTTTGATTCTAGTTTTAGCCAAAAAATCACAAAAGAGGTTTCTATTCCAGTATTGATAATGCATGAGAATTAA
- a CDS encoding MutS-related protein has translation MEVYLSKVRQYSKIFTQINKRYNSISLLRLLSIFFCLFMLFYYIKTNEALYVLFAFLFFVGFLFLMRIHSKLSFQKELTKAVLKINEDEIAYLKREKLPFENGIEFNDFHHPYAYDLDIFGEHSLFQNLNRTATFIGKKTLANKLLNLFSNETILENQEAINELKAKIDWRQDFEALAIVSTDSKNSYDSLIHWISFKNNSLSKVLIALSIILPTLFFGFVIAYFITSKAIILSYVTYIFIFNLIVLGRSLKRIQSEIAKADNIDKTIKQYSLLVKKIELEKFESKKLIELQKQLVSKNASASSHLKQLSELFSRMETINNFVTATLFNGSFLFNLHVLKALLKWKDNYAHELEKWINIIGEFEALNSLANLSYNNPDFVFPEINSQYKIGFENLSHPLLNPTTRVGNDTYFYPQSFMILTGSNMSGKSTFLRSLGINMVLGGIGSVVCASKANIHPLPVLVSMRLSDSLADSESYFFAEIKRLKQIMDALEEGPAFVLLDEILRGTNSDDKRNGTIEVVKKVIAKNAIGAIATHDIEVCLTTNEYPDILTNQCFEVEIQNNELHFDYKLRSGICQNRSATFLMQKMGVI, from the coding sequence ATGGAAGTATATTTAAGCAAGGTCAGACAGTATTCAAAAATATTTACTCAAATCAACAAAAGATACAACAGCATAAGTCTTTTAAGACTTTTAAGCATATTTTTTTGTTTGTTTATGTTGTTTTACTACATCAAAACCAATGAAGCTTTATATGTCTTATTTGCTTTTTTATTTTTTGTTGGTTTTCTTTTTTTAATGAGAATCCATTCAAAACTTTCTTTCCAGAAAGAATTGACAAAAGCTGTTTTAAAAATTAATGAAGACGAAATAGCATATTTAAAAAGAGAAAAACTCCCTTTTGAAAACGGAATTGAATTTAATGATTTTCATCATCCTTATGCTTACGATTTAGATATTTTTGGAGAGCATTCCTTATTCCAAAATTTAAACAGAACAGCCACTTTTATTGGTAAAAAAACATTAGCGAATAAATTATTAAATCTATTTTCTAATGAAACAATTCTTGAAAATCAGGAAGCCATAAACGAACTAAAAGCTAAAATAGACTGGCGTCAGGATTTTGAAGCTCTTGCAATTGTCAGTACTGACAGTAAGAATTCGTATGACTCATTAATTCATTGGATTTCATTTAAAAATAATTCTTTATCTAAAGTTTTAATTGCACTGTCAATTATTCTTCCAACTCTATTTTTTGGTTTTGTAATTGCTTATTTTATCACTTCAAAAGCAATTATTCTTTCCTATGTAACTTATATTTTTATTTTCAATTTAATCGTTTTGGGAAGATCACTAAAGCGAATTCAATCTGAAATTGCCAAAGCAGATAATATCGACAAAACCATAAAACAATATAGTTTATTGGTTAAGAAAATTGAACTTGAAAAATTTGAATCTAAAAAGCTGATTGAACTGCAAAAACAACTGGTTTCTAAAAATGCTTCTGCTAGTTCTCATTTAAAACAGCTGTCAGAATTATTTTCAAGAATGGAGACTATCAACAATTTTGTTACTGCGACTTTGTTTAACGGATCTTTTTTGTTTAACCTGCACGTTTTAAAGGCTCTTTTAAAATGGAAAGACAATTACGCACATGAACTTGAAAAATGGATTAATATAATTGGCGAATTTGAAGCTTTAAATAGTTTAGCAAATCTATCGTATAATAACCCTGATTTTGTTTTTCCTGAAATCAATTCACAATATAAAATTGGGTTTGAAAACTTAAGTCATCCTTTATTAAATCCGACGACCAGAGTAGGCAATGACACCTATTTTTATCCTCAGTCATTTATGATTTTAACCGGATCGAATATGTCTGGAAAAAGTACTTTTTTGAGAAGCTTAGGTATAAATATGGTTTTAGGCGGAATTGGTTCAGTTGTTTGTGCTTCAAAAGCTAACATACATCCACTTCCAGTTTTAGTTTCAATGCGATTATCTGATTCTTTAGCAGATAGTGAGTCATATTTCTTTGCAGAAATTAAACGTTTAAAACAAATTATGGATGCTCTTGAAGAAGGCCCTGCTTTTGTTTTATTAGATGAAATTTTAAGAGGAACAAACTCTGATGATAAACGTAACGGCACTATTGAAGTAGTCAAAAAAGTAATTGCTAAAAATGCGATTGGAGCTATTGCAACGCATGATATAGAAGTCTGTTTGACCACAAACGAATATCCGGATATTTTAACCAATCAATGTTTTGAAGTAGAAATTCAAAATAACGAACTGCATTTTGATTATAAACTTCGCAGCGGCATCTGCCAGAATAGAAGCGCTACCTTCCTGATGCAGAAAATGGGAGTTATTTAG
- a CDS encoding LacI family DNA-binding transcriptional regulator, with translation MKKITIRDIAKQAEVSISTVSFVINGKGEKMAISPAVIKKVQDVAQKLQYKPSMIASSLRTGKTRSIGLIVEDISNQFFADLARVIEDEAKNINYRVFYCSTGDDNDRSEELVQSLLQANVEGFIITPTRNLEKTISQLLKLQKPVVLIDRYFANQKVSHVVMDNYEGSYSAVKFLISKGRKNIAVVNNKSGMIQMKLREKGYVEALKEEGIYNEKYTLLLDYHSSEKTRIEEIINFFNQNKEIDAVLFCANYMGLAGLQAFRTLNYKIPNDISVISFDDHDSFKLHTPTISVIAQPIEDIAVESIQLLMSQMTNFEDFKIEKVLKKGTLIIRESV, from the coding sequence ATGAAAAAGATTACAATTAGAGATATTGCTAAACAAGCAGAAGTTTCTATTTCTACCGTATCTTTTGTTATCAATGGTAAAGGAGAAAAAATGGCTATTAGTCCTGCTGTTATTAAAAAAGTTCAGGATGTTGCGCAAAAACTTCAATACAAGCCAAGTATGATTGCAAGCAGTTTACGGACTGGAAAAACAAGATCAATTGGGCTTATTGTAGAAGATATTTCAAATCAGTTTTTTGCTGATTTGGCAAGAGTAATCGAAGATGAAGCCAAAAATATTAACTACAGGGTTTTTTATTGCAGTACAGGAGATGATAATGATCGTTCTGAAGAATTAGTGCAGAGTCTTTTGCAGGCAAATGTTGAAGGTTTTATTATTACCCCAACCCGAAATTTAGAAAAAACAATAAGCCAGCTTTTAAAATTGCAAAAACCGGTTGTGTTAATCGACAGGTATTTTGCAAACCAAAAAGTAAGTCATGTTGTAATGGATAATTATGAAGGATCTTATTCGGCTGTTAAATTTTTAATCAGCAAAGGACGCAAAAACATAGCTGTCGTAAATAATAAGTCTGGAATGATTCAGATGAAGTTACGTGAAAAAGGATATGTAGAAGCGCTTAAGGAGGAAGGAATTTATAATGAAAAATATACGCTGCTTTTAGATTATCATTCGAGTGAGAAAACCAGAATTGAAGAAATTATCAATTTCTTTAATCAAAACAAAGAAATAGATGCAGTTCTGTTTTGTGCAAACTATATGGGACTTGCGGGACTTCAGGCTTTTAGAACTTTAAATTATAAAATTCCCAATGATATTTCGGTTATCAGCTTTGATGACCATGACAGTTTTAAATTGCATACACCGACAATTTCGGTTATTGCCCAGCCAATAGAAGACATTGCTGTAGAATCAATCCAGTTATTGATGAGCCAGATGACAAATTTTGAAGATTTTAAAATAGAAAAAGTTCTCAAAAAAGGAACTTTGATAATAAGAGAATCCGTTTAA
- a CDS encoding SusC/RagA family TonB-linked outer membrane protein, with protein MKRILAVLGVILLSSLSAAAQNRLITGIVTDAENKGIVAASVEVQGKPFSAITDAEGRFKMNVPEGKVTLNVSSIGFQSKLVVLQEKEIRVAVTLVETTQELKDVVVTSFGVKKQKKSLGYAVGELKGEDLTKNKEINLGNALQGKIAGVNVSAPVTGPSGSSRVVIRGATSASGLNQPLYVVDGIPIDNTQQGNAGMWGGADKGDGMSSFNPDDIASMSVLKGSAASALYGYRGSNGVILITTKKGKNGTGIGVDFSTNSTFNTPVSLLKWQDQYGAGAPNASGVPTRFTNLQELRDSYYFAWGDKYDGTPSLSLDGATRPYQAYGKDNVENFYRTGYSFSNTLAISGGNETTNFRLSFGNTKDESIMPETTFGRNNVALSLNSAPNKKISIETNAQYISEKSHNRPYLNDSPRNPSFPTTFMTPGTDIRWLSNPYDANGGEEDYLGANVYHTNPYFATKSPLNDDLRKRFIGSAKVNYNITDKIYAKAVIGIDDINYEYTEIEPTGINYSPGGSIENRIETRSEVNASGFLGYRGDIAKNISLDAFVGANRQHNRYSGIKMKGNNFIVPFKYFYGNTQPDKTEKLFSESEVNSLFYSADIGYKDFLYLSLTGREDWFSTLDPSNNSTFYPSVSSSFIYSEVIGLPEWISYGKIRAGWGNVGGALPEAYALALTYITPDGQTDSLGQPILGVNGETIPNRTLKPYNVSTIEFGFENTFFNNRVSTDLTFYSKKTTNDITDADVSQASGYRTTKINVGEILNKGVEFAINVKAVKTPSFAWSVGYNFAYNHSEVLNLSDKITTKSLEGNRDGRASVVLEKGQPFGVIKAYDYLRDAQGNIVLDTNGKFLRGNLIIAGQGVAPTSMGLSNDFSYKNFTLSVFVDAKFGGEIYSATNQLGTRYGLSEITLPGREGGVAVSGKDVNGNPVNTTVSAYDYWRSYSDVTSNFVYDADFVKLRAISFAYNFPKTYLQKTPFQSVSLSFSAHNLWTIYDKVPNIDPESNYSNSNAQGMERASMPLTRNYGFALNVKF; from the coding sequence ATGAAACGAATATTAGCAGTGTTAGGAGTGATATTGCTGAGCAGTTTAAGTGCTGCTGCGCAAAATCGATTAATAACCGGCATAGTTACAGATGCAGAGAACAAGGGAATTGTTGCTGCATCAGTCGAGGTTCAAGGAAAACCATTTAGTGCTATTACAGACGCCGAAGGGCGATTTAAAATGAATGTTCCTGAAGGAAAAGTTACCCTTAATGTATCTTCTATAGGTTTTCAGTCAAAACTGGTAGTACTTCAGGAAAAAGAGATTAGAGTTGCTGTGACATTAGTTGAAACTACACAGGAATTAAAAGATGTTGTTGTAACTTCATTTGGGGTTAAAAAACAAAAGAAAAGTTTAGGTTACGCAGTTGGAGAGCTTAAGGGCGAAGACCTGACAAAAAATAAAGAAATTAACTTAGGAAACGCACTTCAGGGCAAAATTGCCGGGGTAAACGTTTCGGCGCCGGTTACGGGACCATCTGGTTCAAGCCGAGTTGTAATTCGTGGAGCTACTTCGGCATCAGGACTTAACCAGCCTTTGTATGTTGTAGACGGAATTCCAATTGACAACACACAGCAGGGAAATGCAGGAATGTGGGGTGGAGCTGATAAAGGAGATGGTATGTCTTCTTTCAATCCAGATGATATTGCTTCGATGTCTGTTTTAAAAGGTAGCGCCGCTTCTGCTCTTTACGGGTATAGAGGATCAAACGGTGTTATCTTAATTACAACTAAAAAAGGTAAAAACGGAACGGGAATAGGAGTAGATTTCAGCACAAATTCTACTTTTAATACACCAGTAAGTCTTTTAAAATGGCAGGATCAATACGGTGCTGGAGCTCCAAATGCGAGCGGTGTGCCAACCAGATTCACTAATTTACAAGAACTTAGAGATTCTTACTATTTTGCCTGGGGAGATAAATATGATGGAACGCCTTCATTATCTCTAGACGGTGCTACAAGACCGTATCAGGCTTATGGAAAAGATAATGTTGAAAATTTCTACAGAACTGGATATTCTTTCAGTAATACTTTGGCAATTTCTGGCGGAAATGAAACAACAAATTTCAGATTGTCTTTTGGAAACACTAAAGACGAATCGATCATGCCGGAAACTACTTTTGGAAGAAACAACGTAGCTTTGAGTTTAAACTCAGCTCCAAATAAAAAAATCAGCATTGAGACAAATGCTCAATACATCTCTGAGAAAAGTCATAACCGTCCATACTTAAATGATTCGCCAAGAAACCCATCTTTCCCAACTACTTTTATGACTCCGGGAACAGATATTAGATGGTTAAGTAATCCTTATGATGCAAATGGAGGAGAAGAAGATTATTTAGGAGCAAACGTATATCATACAAATCCTTACTTTGCTACAAAATCTCCTTTAAATGATGATTTAAGAAAGCGTTTTATTGGTTCTGCAAAAGTAAATTATAACATTACAGATAAAATTTATGCTAAAGCTGTTATTGGTATTGATGATATCAATTATGAATATACAGAAATTGAACCTACCGGAATAAATTACAGTCCAGGAGGATCAATTGAAAACAGAATAGAAACTCGTTCTGAAGTAAATGCTTCTGGTTTCTTAGGTTACAGAGGAGATATTGCTAAAAATATTTCGTTAGATGCTTTTGTTGGTGCAAACCGTCAGCATAACCGATACAGCGGCATTAAAATGAAAGGAAACAACTTTATTGTTCCATTTAAATATTTCTACGGAAACACACAGCCTGATAAAACCGAGAAATTGTTTTCAGAAAGTGAAGTAAACTCTCTTTTCTATTCTGCAGATATTGGATACAAAGATTTCTTATATTTAAGTTTAACAGGACGTGAAGATTGGTTTTCAACTTTAGATCCATCAAATAACAGTACTTTTTATCCTTCTGTAAGTTCAAGTTTTATTTATTCTGAAGTTATAGGTCTTCCTGAGTGGATTTCTTATGGTAAGATTAGAGCAGGCTGGGGTAACGTTGGAGGTGCACTTCCAGAAGCTTATGCTTTAGCATTGACTTATATTACGCCAGACGGACAGACGGATTCTTTAGGACAGCCAATTTTGGGTGTAAATGGAGAAACAATTCCAAACAGAACTTTGAAACCTTATAATGTAAGCACAATTGAATTTGGTTTTGAGAATACATTCTTCAATAACAGAGTAAGTACAGATTTGACTTTTTACAGCAAAAAAACTACGAATGATATTACTGATGCTGATGTTTCTCAGGCTTCTGGCTACAGAACTACAAAAATCAACGTGGGAGAAATCCTGAACAAAGGGGTGGAGTTTGCTATTAATGTAAAAGCGGTTAAAACACCAAGTTTTGCATGGAGCGTAGGTTACAATTTTGCTTACAACCATAGTGAAGTTTTGAATCTTTCAGATAAAATCACAACTAAATCATTAGAAGGAAACAGAGACGGAAGAGCTTCTGTAGTTTTAGAAAAAGGACAGCCTTTTGGTGTTATTAAAGCTTATGATTATTTAAGAGATGCTCAGGGAAATATTGTTCTTGATACAAACGGAAAATTCTTGAGAGGAAATTTAATTATTGCTGGTCAAGGTGTTGCGCCAACATCAATGGGACTTTCAAATGATTTTTCATATAAAAATTTCACACTTTCTGTTTTTGTTGATGCTAAATTTGGCGGAGAAATCTACTCAGCTACAAATCAGTTAGGAACACGTTACGGATTATCTGAAATTACACTTCCGGGCCGTGAGGGCGGAGTAGCTGTAAGCGGAAAAGATGTTAACGGAAACCCGGTTAACACAACAGTTTCGGCATACGATTATTGGAGAAGTTACAGCGATGTTACATCAAACTTTGTTTACGATGCTGATTTTGTTAAGCTTAGAGCAATTTCATTTGCTTACAACTTCCCAAAAACATATTTGCAAAAAACACCATTTCAGTCTGTAAGTTTATCATTCTCAGCTCATAATTTATGGACTATTTATGACAAAGTTCCAAATATTGATCCAGAGTCAAACTATTCAAATAGTAATGCTCAGGGTATGGAGAGAGCATCAATGCCGTTGACAAGAAATTATGGTTTTGCACTTAATGTCAAATTCTAA
- a CDS encoding SusD/RagB family nutrient-binding outer membrane lipoprotein: MKNRYIKIFCIAIVSAMTLASCDKGFEEMNKNPNALTDPAVKSMFTLAEIYVDGQDFSNTRGNNLYAAQIVQQFSSLGGPGSKYTYSSEYSAALFGETYGKGLNQIFQLLSVVDNTPENTNMIQALRIMKVFLFQKLTDTYGEVPYFEAGKGYNGNVFSPKYDTQEAIYNDLLKELDEAGTALDATKPFVGNADLYYQSDVARWKKLANSLMLRVAMRLSKVNPAKAKEFVEKAYSKGVFTSNDDSLVLQHDAGPPGVKTNPITSSWVRNDLNGGESNIKFSKTFIDLLKNTNDPRLRIYAKLEATGDNNPASQQGLANDAKEFPGGDKKLFSDPNTSTVLRYDAPTLIMSYAEVQFLLAEASVKGWSVGGSAQTYYENGVRAAMNILTIFGDKVPAVTPAEYNTYITTYPFKSAGTEAEKIEQIITQKWIVLLFNGFEAFSEYRRTGYPVLVPVNDPTGDTKGTIPRRLIYDQSELITNEANYKEAIQRQGLDLMTTRIWWDK; encoded by the coding sequence ATGAAAAATAGATATATAAAAATATTTTGTATCGCAATTGTTAGTGCCATGACATTAGCTTCTTGCGATAAAGGATTCGAAGAAATGAATAAAAATCCAAATGCTTTGACAGATCCGGCTGTAAAATCAATGTTTACGCTTGCTGAGATTTATGTTGACGGGCAGGATTTTTCTAACACCAGAGGAAACAATTTATATGCAGCGCAAATCGTGCAGCAATTTTCTTCACTTGGAGGGCCAGGTTCAAAATACACGTATTCTTCGGAATATTCAGCAGCTCTTTTTGGAGAAACGTATGGTAAAGGATTAAATCAAATTTTCCAGTTATTATCTGTAGTTGATAATACGCCGGAAAATACCAATATGATTCAGGCATTAAGAATCATGAAAGTTTTCTTGTTTCAAAAATTGACAGATACTTATGGTGAAGTTCCTTATTTTGAAGCTGGAAAAGGATACAACGGAAACGTGTTTTCTCCTAAGTATGATACACAGGAAGCGATCTACAATGATCTTTTAAAAGAATTGGACGAAGCAGGAACAGCTCTTGATGCAACAAAACCATTTGTTGGCAATGCCGATTTGTATTACCAAAGTGATGTTGCAAGATGGAAAAAACTGGCAAACTCTTTAATGCTGCGTGTAGCAATGCGTTTGTCTAAAGTTAATCCTGCAAAAGCAAAAGAATTTGTAGAAAAAGCATATTCAAAAGGTGTTTTTACATCAAATGATGACAGTCTTGTTTTACAGCATGATGCAGGGCCTCCGGGAGTTAAAACCAATCCAATTACATCTTCATGGGTAAGAAATGATTTAAATGGAGGAGAATCTAATATTAAATTCAGTAAAACATTTATCGATTTATTGAAAAACACAAACGATCCTCGTTTAAGAATTTATGCAAAACTTGAGGCAACAGGAGATAACAATCCGGCAAGTCAGCAAGGTTTGGCAAATGATGCAAAAGAATTTCCGGGAGGAGATAAAAAACTTTTCTCAGACCCAAATACTTCTACAGTATTGCGTTATGATGCACCAACTTTAATCATGTCTTATGCAGAAGTTCAGTTTTTATTGGCAGAAGCTTCAGTAAAAGGATGGAGTGTGGGCGGATCGGCTCAGACTTATTATGAAAATGGAGTAAGAGCGGCAATGAATATTTTAACCATTTTTGGAGATAAAGTACCAGCTGTTACACCTGCAGAATATAACACCTATATCACAACTTATCCATTTAAATCTGCAGGAACAGAAGCAGAGAAAATCGAGCAGATTATTACTCAAAAATGGATCGTATTGTTATTCAATGGTTTTGAAGCTTTCTCAGAATACAGAAGAACAGGTTATCCTGTATTAGTTCCTGTTAATGATCCAACGGGAGATACAAAAGGAACAATTCCAAGAAGGTTAATTTATGATCAGTCAGAACTTATCACAAATGAGGCTAATTATAAAGAAGCAATTCAACGTCAAGGTTTAGATTTAATGACCACAAGAATCTGGTGGGATAAATAA